GTCCCTGAGCCCGTCCCTGAGCCCTGCTTTTGGCGTGCCTGGGATGCGGGGCAGCACATCCTCCCAGCCGCCAGACCGAGGGCTGCTGCGCTCGCTGAGCGAGCCACGCAGAAGAGGGGAAGCGCAACCCCAGCCCTCTGCGTCTCCAAGCCAAagcctgcagctcctgcagggtTGTTCCTGTGAGTCACCGGCTGGGAGAACTGGTGCCGCTTTCATCTACGCCAGGCCAGGGGCGATTCAACCACTCCACGTGAATTGGAGTTCCTTTTTCACAACCTGCCCATTTGGCTTCCTTACCACTTGCTCACAGGCTCCTGACCTGGGCTTGGACTTGTCTGGCCACATACTACCGCTTAGGGTTTCTAGAGAACCCGGAcagtggggaagaaaaacaaaacaaaacaaaacaaaggaacGTCAAAGAGCATAGAGCTGACATAACCAACGCGAAGCAGCTGCCGACACGGCAGGCGGCAAAACTTGTGGCAGGAAGGGGAAACAAGTGGGGCAGAAAACGCCTCTGGAGCTCGTCAAGAGGAACCCTGCGTGCCCCAGAGCCCGCGCAGCCTCGCAAGAGCATCGGCTCAGGCTCTGGCACTGGTTTGTCAAGAGCTGAGTGAGCTGATTCGGTGGGGAGCTGCTCAGACAGGTAACTTTTCCTGGTGTCTTAGCCTCTCTGCTCAGCCTGTCCACAAGCCACTGAGGGCTGGGCCCTGGCGAAGCACCAAGTATTTGTCTGATGCTctgtaaataataaatgcaaagtGCTACAGCTTCCCAAACTGGTTTCTTTTGCTCCTGACCAGCCACAGAGctaaaaatgacaaatatttgCCAGCGGAGAAGACCAAGGGAGCCAGTTGCCTCGAGCAGAGCCAAAATCAATACCTTGGAAACCTTCCCCTGTACTTAGACTTAGCAAAGCAGTTCTGCTTCTTTCAAAGCCTTGGAGTCTGGCAGAATAAGGACAGGACTCCATCCAGGGATGCCATCGCAATTTGAAGCTCTGCAGAAAGGGAGTACACAGCACCCAGAGAGCAGACGAGTTACTGGTACTCAGGAGCCCCCATCCCGCTGCCAGCTCCGAGCACCTGCAAAACCCCACGGGGTTCCCACCGCAGGAACCGATGGGTCTTTCGGCAAAGGCAGAGGGGAAAGCAGGCAAGGTAAAGGAAACCACCAGAATGACTTACAGCTTACCCTGCCATGTCAGGACCAGAGTCAGGCTCAGCAACACCTTCATCCTATTctgaaaagaacagcagaggTGATACACGCATCAGTTTTCCTTGGGGCAGGACACCACCAACTTGCAACTCAACCAAACCCCAAGGTCCGAAAAAGATTTCCTTCAGTTCTCCAGCGAGGGACACGAGCTCTGCTGCCTGATGGTCAGCCTCTCAAGTTAGCCACTATCCCAGCGGGGAGCCCAAACTCCGTGAAGCGCAGATGTCAGATATGTCTCTGGTTCGAGGCTGCTCTGAGCcctggaaaggaagagagagcgAGCAGGGGGAGGGCTCAGCCTGAAACACCTTCGCATTTCCCCCTAAGTGATGAATCTTTCTGGTGGTTTGGGGGCCAACTCTCTAGCATCTCAACCAAGATGTTCATAGATCTTAACTCTGCTCATAAAGCAATGGGACATTTTTTCTACTACATACTCAGAGGAGTTGGGtcctaaaaactgaaaaacagctaagAACACCTAAAAACCCCTTACTCTAGAAATAACCCCCTTGCTGCAGGGTGCTACACGAGGTGAGAATTTCTGCTGGAAGCCTTCAGGGTCTGTGCAGGCAGTGCCGCATTTGGTCACTGCATTCTGTTTAACCTGCTGCACATCCCTCAGAATAAAGCCAGTGTCTCCCTCCTACACACGGCAGACATAACCCGCAGCCCGACGAAGGGCTGGCCGTCAGCAGCAGGAATTTGCCAGCCAGTGTTCTCGTGTGGGTCACGGGAAGACAAAAGTCAGTGCCCTGCTTGCTGTGTCTCTGCTCCATGGTTCAAAGCTTTCCCCATTCAAAAGTGATAAACATAGTTAAGAACAAAAAGTTATTGAGAGAAGCCCTCCCACTTGGACAACCTGCACATTACAGTTGAATTTGAGGCTGCCATTACCAAGACATCTTTCCCAATATATgcattttgctgcagaaatagAAAGACAACAAGAGCCAAATCATCTCTGAAATCGTGCTAGcttctctcatttttcctcCATTGTGCAAGTCAGAGGATCTCTAGACCGGCTTCAGCAAGGCTTGGAAGGGGAAAAGGTCCCAGATATTCCTCCCCAAGAAACGGCCATGAAAGGAGTAAATACATAAGGTGAACATCTGCCATTATTCCTGTCACTCTCAGAGATCCGCGGTGCCCTTCAGTGCCGCGGAGCAGAAGGCCACAGCGACAGATCTGTGCTCCTGGGATGCCAGGTCTGCTGGGGCAGCACCTACACCCTTGGCACTCCATGCAGAACCGATGGTGACGAGAACACCAGGTGCAAAAGGCAGCAGGGGTGCAAGAGGGGACGCGCCAGCGGAAAAGTGGCAGCAAGCCGTGACCCGTTTGGGGGCTGGGTGTTTTGGAGGTGGAGGGAGAGCTGTGTGTTTTGACTACACTGTTTGCAGCTCTGACACAGTTTGCTGTACAACCCACAATTGTGCACACGCGACCTACAAACACAGCAGAATTCATACTCAGCCCCGAAGTTCTCAGCTGGTGCAGCGTATCTCAGTGCAGCAGACCAAAGCATCCTACTTTCCAGCTATATTGCCAAAAGCCATAGAACTCAAGCAGAGCTACACCCTCCTCCCAGGACCACCCCCATGGAGGACCCAAAATAGGAgccagctcaaaaaaaaaaaaacctcagcacaCAAGCAGACTGTGTATCGCGATATCTGCACTCCTTATTTGCCGTCAAATCCTTCCTGGACTTATACCCTTCTTCCTCAGAATAAATTCTGGTCCTGGCCAGGAACACATTGTGCAGGGGATGTCCCTCTGCGACATGCACCAGCAAGTGGGTGCTGTGCGTGCAGCAGCTGAAGACAGCACCCACTCACCCAGGCTCTTATATATATTGCAGTGCTGACTTATCCAAATCCTTCTGCAGGATAATTGCCTTTACTAAGCAGATGggcaaaaaaatacacagatacCATACTGCCTtcacattttcctgcttttgcacACTATCTGAATCCTCAGCACTTCTATGTTTCCTTAGTTcttttttcaggagaaaaaagaaaaggataaaaagtaAATATGGCAAAAATTACTCACCTAGTGTGGCTTGGGGCAGTCAACCTGTCTATTGCACGAAGGGTTCTTCAGTGACTAATTCGGAGTATCTGAAAGAATCAGTTGCTAAATTGTCTCGAGGTTGTACGTGCGAGACTTGTCTTACTTACCACTCTTTGGTTTCGAGTCTCTTAtttcaggtttggtttggtggtcACTCTGAGCTTGCAAGAGGAAGTTCAGAGCTAGACTGAGGTACTGACAAATCAGAATGCAGAGGGAGCGTTACAGAGAGGTGAGAACAACTATCGATGCCTGTGCACGAGAGCAGATGATGGGTATGCAGCTTTGTAAGGAGCAGACATGTCACAGGTACACGTGGCTCAGTCCCAGCCCTTCCATCACAGCAGACTGATCTGATCGGTCGTTATCTGAGAAGTCGGGAACAGTGAGATTCCCTTTTGCAGGCTGTGCTCCCTcctggttgttttttggggatCGGAGCTGGTTAAAGAACCGACCCTCCAGCAGACTGGCTCTTGTCCTGgtgtggcagcagcaggtgccagCGAGTGGCTTTGCTGAGCCTTACTGCTGGTGCGCCAGGGGCCGCAGGGCAGCAGGCACCTGCTGGGCTAAAGGGTCACCGTCAACACGCTTTGCACAGCGCAGTCAGCTGCTCCCTTTCCAACACACGCACAATACGCACCACGTGCAGCTTGCACCCCTCTCCGCCCCACCGTCACTTTGAAAGTGTATTTTcactcttcctctttcctctggAGCACCACAGCTATCACGGTTCCCTAGCCCAGTATCGGTGGGTTTAATGGTACACACAGAAACTTCCATGCAGCTGGCAATCCAGAATGCTCTTAGTTCAAGGTGGCAATTTAGCTTTGCACCAGGAAGAGATTTGACCAGGCTCTAGCCAACTGTTTGCAAAGAAGTTGCAGCTGAAGGCAAACATTTTGTAGAAAAGTTATGCATTTCCACAAAGAACCTGAGTGATGTATTATTGCTGAACGTGGACTAACAAAGCCACTTCCTCTAGGCTGAGTATCCCACCAACATCCTTTCTCAGGACAGTTTTTGGTTGGGGAGACATTGTGTCATCAGGAAGCACAAACTCTTCAAATATTAATgtagacaggagaaaaaaaaaaagtatttctttgtcCAGGGACTCATCTACAGCTAACCTGCTCTGCAGTCAGGAACTTCAACACACTTGTAATTTGCAGCCATCACAGAGCTGCTAAGGGGGGACTCGGTACATGTTCCCTCTGGAGTTAAATCTGTTCCCTAAACACCAATACCCAACATCATATGACAATTTCTATAGCTAAGCAACAACTCAGCATGGCAGTTTTATGAGCTCAACTATATTTAGCCATATTTAGCCAAATAAAGAAATCCATAGCCCAGaatgaaacaaagcaatttATTGGTAATGGCACAAAGTCAACAGTAAACTTCTAACACATATGTAAAAGCAGACTATGTGAGCAATGCCACATacagaaaggaagcagaaaacagcagctgtttaGGTATCCAGCAGACATGAATTCCACTGCTCTCTGCCATTCATTATTGGACAAGGTTGGTGAAAGAGGAAGCCCTCTTTCTCACCAGGCAGTAATGATGCACGTTTAGCTGTTTCCCTACAACGGTACCTAGAAGACGAGAGGAGGAACACGACTGTTCTTCCAAACATGGAACATTCCTTCGGACACTGCTTGAGTCACTGGTTGAGGTAGATGGGGTTATGTTTCCCCAGATACAGAGTCCCcatttgcatttctgatttAAAGAAATTAGTGTTATATGGATTGTGCTTCAATTCTACAAGTAGATGTACCTAGTAATGCAGCTGTTGGacaaacattaataaaaaagggaaagataAAACTCAACAATGCAAGGTAGCACTACTGTGCAGTTGGTGACTTAAAAACAGAATCAGAGAACAGGACAAACAAAATGGTGATCCTGTAATTAAGTGGCATATTAAAGCAAGAAATAGTTAAAAAGCAGTAGATTCTCTTTGCTCCAAGACAAAAGATGCCATATACCAATGTAATCAAACTGGTTTAAGTCCTTAGCAAACatgttccaaaaaaaaaaaaaaaaaagagaaaaaaacgtTGTCAATGTCCAATGGTGGTCACTCTGGAGTACCCTGCGCTTCAGGCAATTCGAATTCAGGGGCACAGAAAAGAAGTGATGGGAACAAATTTGCAAGTAAACTAAGAAACATGCATTGTCAGACTGCTGGTAGGAAACAGGCTGTAGAGCTGTAGGCACTGAGGTTTCTGTAGGCACTGGAAAAGTGAgggtaagaatttttttttccccaacaaagtagaaagatttaaaaaatcattagttTGTGCTTGAATAAAAGAGAATTATCCCATTGACATTATTCTTCTGATCTACCAAGATTAGAGCGGGTCCTTCAATCTGCATTGGTTACTCAGCAGCCTTCATACCTATCTAGCCATGATTTTCAGTGCtgtaattttgttctttatcCATCCATAGCTTTAGTCTTTCATCAGTAGGGGTCTTCCTCATCCGTGTCCTAAACAGGGAGTATGGAGAGAGAAATTGAGACTATGTATGAAGACATGAACCAAGTTAGGAGTTCAACAACATTTTGAGCGTGCCAGGCTCCTGACAAGAGCTTAAACGCTTTCGAAAATGCTGCGGTGCTTGAATAAGCCATAGGGCTTGTAGTTGTACGAGCACTTGCAGCTAAATCCGTTAGACTTATCACAGATTGACACATGAATTGCCACTGTATAACCAACAAGTGAAGTGTGTTTTAAGGGAAGTAGCAGCTATAGCTCAAGAAAAAGACAAACCCCAAAGCGCAAACAGCCATCTTCCTAAAAATCACCACCAGTCCCTACAGAGAAGGTCCAGAGCAGCACAAGTTGTTTTTCAGCtacaacaaaccacaaacttTCAGATCACCACTGTCCATTGTTTTAACCACAGCGATCATCTGATAACGTCCCCACagtccagctctgcagccctcaGCTTGAAAGACACTCAAACGTAACAGCTCTGCATGGGAAACCTCACTAACTGTCCAGTCATTTAAAGTCCAAACAGATGTCCACTGGTTTTgcaattttaattatttggtaACATCTTAAGCATGGAAAAGTACATTACGGAAAGAAACCTCAAAACCATCGAATCATTAAAGTGAGTGAGATGGGATATTCAGAGACCTTGTAAGCTAAATATTTCAATATCAGAGAGCAAAGTATCAAACATAATGACAAAATGCTCAATTTGAAAGCAGCAGGATTATAGCATTCAAATTTGCCTTCTCTCAAAGGATAAGAcgacatttttccatttttaaaatctccacCTGTCTGACAGCACTTGTCCACCGAACCGGGGCTCCCATCCTTTCCCATCTTCCCAGCGGCACCAGAGcgctgctgcctccctgctccCCGCCTGTCACCCACAGCAACAGCCTTTCCGTCTCCCATGGCGACTCTCCCTTCTGCAGGAAGCGCTTCCTGCACCTCCCCTAACTCTGTTCCTGACACTCCTGCACTGTAACTGCTGTGTCTTACAGAACTGTAAACATTTCATCTGTACGTTGCAGAGCTGCTCGTTTTTCATTCTAATAATGCATAGAAGCCTTCAGCACACACCTGTCTGGAGGCTCCTGCATTTAGTACAATTTAAATCACTGGCATTAGAATAGTGAATCAAGCAACACATATTTAAATCCTCCTTAACATACTTCCTGATGGTGTACAACAGATGTTAAGGTGTGCCTGGGGTTAGCTGGCTCTGTAGGACAttgggaaaaatgaaaacactctCAAATTAGGCATATTAGTGAGCTTACTCTGGAATGTGCCACACTCATGGCTGTGGTTGCTAATGCCAGCACACAGAACTTAGAGGCACATTGTACAAAACAAGTATAGCAGGTGGCAAAAACATTCAGTAGCTTCAGCTACTTAGCGGAAGCTTGCTGATAGGGTAGCAAATGAACAGGCAGAATTAGAAGGCTACCATCGctttacaaaacaaaccaaacaaaaagccagaaacaaacaaacaacaggaGCTTAGCAGGTATGTTGTGATGAAAACAGTGTAAGTAGGAAGATCTCCAAAAAAGAGGCGAGGCTGCACACTACCCCCTTTGCAAGAGCCACAGTGGACTGAGGTATCGCTGCCTCCATTCCCACTGTGGCACTGTCGAACCCCAAACTGGTTTTGCAGAGCCTTGAAAGAAACTACACGGCACAGTAGCTAGCActtaaaattctgatttttcatcCTGAAATGTCAGCTTTCGTTTCTataaagtgaaatgaaaaatcagtttgGTGGAGCTCAAGACAGCTTCCCCCACCGGTAATGCAGAACGACCAGCAGTTCTCACCGCCTGTAGCCCATATGTCAAAATCACCAAGGGGCATAAGCGCAGCCATTTGGGACACTTCTTTGACATCCAGGCGTTAGGACGGGCACCACTTGCCACTCTTAGCACCTCCTCTGAGCACGAAAGTTGACAAAATCACTTCTGAAAAGAGCAGCTTTCACTTACCACACAGTTCAGACACCAGTTTTTGAGCTTCCCCAAGCAGTTGTCTGTCTCTGCCTGTTCAGGCctgcagaaaaagcacaggaTTAGGTTGGACTTTTCCCCCAACACAGATGCTAATATCTCCTATGGACTGTGAATTCTAGTTCCAGCACACTCACTAGAAGGCTTTTCATCGTTTCGCTCATGCTATGAAAAATACAACAAGAGTTGCTCTTTGGCTGGCAAATATTACAATGCTAATTGGAACACTGTATTAAAAACTCATTCTGCAAGAACTTGTAGTACTGAATTCATTGCAAGACCaagtgcagctgcagcagtagCAGCGTTACTTTATTGTTCGCACTACTGCACCTTTCCAGAACAGAATCCTCTCCAGTTCAGAAGGGAATTCAGTCTCCAAGGCTCATCCAGTACCTGGCATCTCTGCTCGGGACATCACAGGGGAAGGAGATGGCATtattcagtttgttttgttgttatggATACCTCATACCAAAATGTAACACATAAAGCTCACATAAGCAAAACATCTTGCTGATTTAGGCCAAAATAAGCTCGATTACAGAAGTGAAAGACTTTCTAACCCTAAAAACTGCTTCAGTTCCATGGCCTCAcacaaatgacagaaaaagggGATGTAGAGCACTCAGCTTATGCTCCAACATGGGGATTTTCCAAAGCTTTCTGACCACTGCCTAAATTACTCTTCTCTTCTGGAGAAGCAGATTTCATGACCAAACTGCAGGTGCTGAGAGGTCGGTAATGAAGGACAGCAGAGAACCAGTCCTCTGGCCTGTCTCGACAGGccaaagcagaaatacaggcTTTAGGCTCCCGTCAGAACTTACTCATCAGACACTTCAATGGAGGATTTCTTGcagccaggtttttttttctcctttagcaCTCCAAATTTCCTTCCCATCCTTACCAACAGCAGGACGACCACAACGATGGAAGGGAGAAATACTAAAATGGACAGCAGCACCGCTGAAGTTAGCTGGAAGGAAAGGCCTGCAGGGAAGACAAAGAGCAGCCCAGCTGTACCAGTAGCAACATACGGCTTTCTGAAGTCTCTGTGACAAATGTTCAGCCAGGACACAGGTTGCTCGCCTTTTCAGACaaagcacagagctggcagatttGAAACAGCTTGTCACTGAACCTGTAGGACTCCCATCACACACCCAACGCAGTAGGGTGCTTTATATGCAGAAAACTACAAAGGAAGGCAGGTCACGACACAGTTCTATCAGCACGTCTAAGCTGCAAATTTGGGGCAGGCCTGACATGCACGACAGATAAGAAAATCAAGTATTACGGAGAACCAGTGTTTGTGATATGAAAGTTGTTTTTAGACTAGTATTTCCTAAGCATCCAGCTTGTTCTACTGCTGCAATATATGGAGACAGGACCTCCTGAACAAATGCACACTTTTGATTTCTGTTATGGCCACAGCTTCTCCTGTCCCCAATAAATGCAATGGTTCTCAACATATTCAGCTTAGAAAGAAAGGCTGAGGACTTGCTGTAATTCTAATGCGGAACTGCAGTGAACCCATTTCACGTGTGATGTTCGGACTTCTAAGACCCGGACAAGTCCGTGACACAGCTGTACCACACAGATGAGGACTTGCTGTTGAAACAGAGACTTACCCCTCTCTGTAACTATCAGCGTTGTCTGAGGAATGTTGTGGTACACGTCTGGAGGATTCTTCACACTGCAGATGAATGTCCCATTGTCACTTATTGCTGGGCTTTGGATGGCAATGGAAGCATCACCCTTGGCCACGTTCCCAAGCCAGGATATCCTGTCTTTGAACTTTCCCACTGTTGTTGGGTATGGAACAGACTGataatgaaaaatctgaaaggaGGCAAAACCAATAACTGAACCAATAAAACACTCATCTAAGCAAGCAAATTAAACTGCTTTTTGGATTGTAAACATAAAGGAATACACATTAAGAAGGCAGGAAGAATACTTGTTATAGAGGAGACTTTTCAAGGTTCCTATTTGATAATTCTGAGTCAGTCCCATTTCATTAGATCTCCAGCGCTTTTATCTACCAGCCTCAGCTCTCGGATGTCACCACCACCACTCTGACCAACTTGTTCCCTTCTGCAGATCTTCGGCTGACAAGCAGAGTAGGTTTCTCATCTTGTGCAAGACAGAACATTACAGCTCTTCAGCTTTTGTTCCTTGCACTTTTGCTCTTGCTGCTCTATGAGCAGAGATCTAGCAGACCCCATTTCATATGAGCAGCGCCTTTTTGTTCCAGGTACAAGGATGCTCCTAACAGTTCAAactcttccagcagcaaaagTCACTGATAACCCGGAAAGAtgtgcattttctgtttccaaCTTGAATGCTTTTCAGTGGGCTCTCAGACTTACATATTTATGCttatatttcaaaatgctgcCAACAAAACAGCAAGTGGCATCCCATAAACCTTAGAAGCTGTTATCTGCACTGTCTTCAGACTGTCATTGCACACATGTTCTTGCCACTCCAAGATATATCAGCAGCGTACTGCATGTGGGGTACAGCTGCCTTCAAGAAAGCTACCGATCAATGCTTTAGTCATTCTAAACATAGCTACAGTGCACAATGCAGCACTTGTGTCAAAACTCAAAGTTTATCCACTTTATCGTTATTCATATTATGCATTTACATAGAATATTTTTTGCTCAAAGAACACTAAAGCAATTTCACAAAGGAAAGAGGGCAACAATGAGAGTCCCAAACCCAGAAGTGGTGAAGCAGCGCAGCAAGGCGAACAGGGAAAATCTCACCAGATTTTCAGCACGCACAGAGGCCCGGCCAGTCTTCACTAGAAAAGACTTCATCTTCCACTTACCGTCTCCATCTGACCACCCGTGAGGGGCTGGTATGTCCAGTCTACTGTCAGGCTCTCAGTGATGGGAGAACTGGATCTGAATGAGCACTTCAGCGATACTTGTTGTTCACCAATGAAAGCTTGCACTTTAGAATTGGCTTTAATTTCCAGGGAAAGAGCATTGCAGACACCTGATGGAAcaagcacaaaagagaaagattaGATTCTTGTTATCGGACAGTCACAGGAGCAATGATGTCCCAAAAGTATCGATGCACGTGTGGCTCTACCACAGTCCAAAGACGGAAGCACAGTAGTGACTACCTCCTCCACACTggaatttaaagaaaagcagacaactCCCCTCACTTATTCTCCATGGGATTAGAACTAGCCCCAATTAAAGTGTTTATCCAGAAAAGAGCCTACAGATATTTAGATTT
This region of Caloenas nicobarica isolate bCalNic1 chromosome 26, bCalNic1.hap1, whole genome shotgun sequence genomic DNA includes:
- the MPZL3 gene encoding LOW QUALITY PROTEIN: myelin protein zero-like protein 3 (The sequence of the model RefSeq protein was modified relative to this genomic sequence to represent the inferred CDS: deleted 1 base in 1 codon), with translation MATRGGHLGAAILGRPPPSPALPAGEPPCCGCERSGMRCGAAAAAGGLLPLLVPRAVLLLLGVCNALSLEIKANSKVQAFIGEQQVSLKCSFRSSSPITESLTVDWTYQPLTGGQMETIFHYQSVPYPTTVGKFKDRISWLGNVAKGDASIAIQSPAISDNGTFICSVKNPPDVYHNIPQTTLIVTERGLSFQLTSAVLLSILVFLPSIVVVVLLLVRMGRKFGVLKEKKKPGCKKSSIEVSDEPEQAETDNCLGKLKNWCLNCVDTDEEDPY